The following DNA comes from Salvia splendens isolate huo1 chromosome 17, SspV2, whole genome shotgun sequence.
TCCAAACTAATATTTGTAATGGCCCAACATACTTCAATTGCTCCCCAAACTTTTCTGTTGATCTGACAGACCCCATGATTTTAGAATCCCTTGTTCTTGATATTCAGATACAGGGAAACGAGTTTCATAATTGCAAGAATTTTGCTGTCATGTTCAGAGTCTACCTTAGGCTTATGTCTTCGAACTTGAACCCTAAATTTAGTAAGAACCATTTCGTGAAAGGATAAACTATTCTCTTACAAGTAGATGCTGAACAATCCATGACATACATTCCTAAACGTCTTAAATGGAATCAAATGACAATCCCAAGTCAGTTCATCATAAAAGAACCTCAATTCCCCAGTGATATTGAAAGGAGAGAACCATCTCAAATAATTGAAGAACCTGATGGTACTGTAACAGTTAAATTTGATAgaacaaattctttctcaaaCTACAGTAGAAGTTTTAGATATGAGAATAGTAGAGCATCCTGTTCGGATATTCCTAGTCCCTCAGAGCGAAACTGGACGTTCAAAACACCTATACCACAGCCAAATTCCACGTTTGAAGAAAATATAGGTGACCCTTACTCACCCACTAGAAGTACTATGGTCATAACTCTTAATGAAGAATTTACCCCAGATATGGAGTATTTGAATAAAGAATTAAGTTCTcctttttacaaagaaaaagaaagatggtttaataaattagataataagattagaatcaaaataaagaatgaatggataaatgaaatgaagaaaataaaattgaactttcttttttatgattttatagcAATATACCTCTCTTCAGAAGGATGGTATGATTGTTTCAAAAAACCTACCATTGAAGTTAATTCAAGTCTTATAAAAAAATGGTGTTTGTCAAGTAATGATACTGTAATTTCGGCAGTTCATCCTCCTCTTCAatctttaaaaattcaaacgTATAAAGGAAAAATTATTGCAGACCCTttcaaacaaactaaaaagccTAATGAATTAATCAACTGAAACTCCACTTTACAGATACTTGACGGAAACTATAGCATTTCAAGTACATACGGATTGACATCATTTAGTGCTTTGTGAGATGAAAAAGACTTTTAAGTTATCTTCTGTATAGTCTCCCAAATGTTTTCCTATGTATTTGCTCTTTGTATATGGTGAATTGTCCCATGGGGAAGTCAGGCTATGTGAATTGCATGTTACTTTTGTGGGATCAGCATAAGACGTTTTATTTGTATTACAACTGGAAGGGGATAATTTTTCTTGTCTGGGATTCAAACTTGTTTCGAATACAGAAATGGAGGTTAATATCGGCGATGTTTATGCTGTTAACTTCATTGGTTGGGGTTTGGTTCATGAATCTGCTCTTGCCAGCTTGGAAGTATCCCTTTTAGATCATTCTTCTGAGGTGAAACATGTTAGCCACTACTAAGCcttgtatacatatatatttttaatacagACTATACACTCATGTATTGTGTTTTATCTTCACTTCAACAGATGTACAGGTTTACTATCTATGTTGTTCACAAATCAAAGACCCAATCATCTGTTTGGATGCCATTAGTTTACACTTTTGGTCATAAAGATTTGGAGATTTGTATGTCTTGGGTAAACCAGATTAATTCTCATCTGCACATGGAAGTTAAGCGACCTAAGAATCTTCTGGTACGTGACAATATTGTttgcttagttttaattttgttgGTTTAGTTTCTTCTTTAGCACTGTCAATTATTTCAGAAGCTCAAAATGTTAAATCTAGATCAATTATgtccttttcctttttctcgTAGGCTTAACTCCTTAAGTGATTAGGTTTGGTTCATCCGAGGAGTGGGAAAGGACATGGATGCAAAATATGGGAAACAGTGGCTCCCTTATTTTCTCAGGCCAAAGTTAAAACTAAGGTAAGTTTATAGTCTAGTTACTCTCTTAGTGTCCAAAAATATATGTAATCTGTTGAGTTTTTCATACTTAAAATACTTCTGATCATCGTTGTTTTTTTGCATTAACTTGTTTGGCATGGTAGATATATTGTAAAACGTACAGTTATTATCTTGGACCTGATTGTAGGTTCGATCTTATCAATGTTATGTTTTGCAACTTGCAAGGCTTCATTATTTGGTTTTTGCACTAGGATTAATCTTTAATAGTCCAATTACAAGTAGTGATTGATTATCCTCAAGACCGTTGACCTTGGACATCATGTAGTAGCTTTCATAGGCCAACTGTCCAATTTAGTAAAATAGGTCAAATAATGTTCTCATGTTCTCTATTTCTTGTACAGGTAATAGTGACAGAGAGGGCCGGACATGCAAGAGGTATGCTATCCTCAATTACAAATAGGGAGCTGAATTTGTACGATAGTGTTGTAGCTGTTGTAAGTAGTTGTATCCTTCCACTTCCACGTATCTATTTTCCGATATTTATGGAATATGGGTTGTTCTGTCAGAAACATGGATATAAAGTAGAGCTACTTAGTTATATATATGCTTCGTGCTGAGTTACCGTTTCTCGCATCCAAACATGATTATCATGTACTACAATTGAATAGTCATGTTCACTAATTTATTGTGCTGCATCaactaaattatttaatttacttcAGTAACCATTtaatatatattcaaaatataGCAGAATTTGAAGAAGTTATTAATCAAACATGATCGTTTAGACCTTGTCTTAAgcatttcaaaatcaaatgtgAAAATAAGGATTTTTCTTACAATTTTAAAGTGCTCTCTGATCATTTAAATTGTTCGAACAGGTTGCATGTAAAATTTGGCTATATTGATGTTTCTTTCATGTTTAATAgttgttgaaacttgaaagagATGATGCAGAAAAAACACattgttatttttttcttcatcaTGTCAATTTCTGAAGAAAAACCTTGTTTTAGACAATATCTGTCTGTATGAGGGATGAATTGACCATTGCAATAAGAATCTATTTGTTGGATTACTTTCATTACTTTTATAATCCTAGCATCTGTTTGAATGCTGCCAAGTGTACATAATTTCCATTTTGAGTAATGCAGTAGAAAGAAGGCCATCCTTACTATATTCGATCTTAACTTTTCTCGCTTAGCTTTCTGCTGTATGTCATCTGTGTTTATTGCTCTGATGGCGTAATTATATGCATTGCTTGCATAGCCAACTTCATTTTTATTCCTTGTTATGAAGTTTCTGTTTCTAGGTGAATAAGGATTGAGGAACGGATCATATTCTAATAAAAGTTTCGCCTCATCAGTAATTTACCTTAGCaaatatttcttcattcattcTTTCTCCCTGATCTTCTGCCATGATTTATTTCTGAAGCATACTTCATTATTTTCACTTGTCTCATCAGTTAGTAACTGATTCTCACCAGTTAGCAACTGATGAAGATTGAAGGTTATCGTtgacatatttttttatgaattacATAGATGTAAGTTCCTTTTGAATACAACATGGTTGCTTGAGCAATTTATTCAACACTTGTTGGGTTTCCTTATTGATTTTGCACTTTGATATTGCATATACATGATGTTGTAAGGATTTTTAATTTCGTAGATTAGTGTCTAGGACTTTTTATCTTATTCTCATACACTGCTTACTTTTCAAATGGTATTAGGGCGGTGATGGATTTTTTCAACGAAATTCTTAACGGTGTTCTCTTGTCAAGGCATAAAGCTCCATATCCACCAACTCCTTCAGATATAACGCCCCCTGCTGAGAGTGAATGCAATGTTACAAATCATAATGTTAACAGAACGCGCTCAGAGCACTGTGATCATAATGAAGATGGATCTCCTCTTCTGAGGGGTTCTGAGAACATTGGGCTTGAATCCCCTAATTTTGGTATGTGATCATGTCCAATGAAATAACTTTTTTCAAAATACACATGCTATGAGTTTGTGTCTGGATTTAGAGATCTGGGAAAGTTTTGGttaaagccattaaaagatacTTGAAGTTATCTATTTCCTCCACTGATTTATAGCTGTTGTATTTATATCTGCGATGTTCCTCTGTTAATTCTTCTCTTTTCATTTATGCAGGAAAAGATTCAGAGTCTCTGTTTCCAAATGAAATGTTCAGATTTGGGCTTATCCCTGCTGGATCTACTGATGCCATTGTTATTTGGTATATTCAGTTTTATATTCTGTCACATGATTCCTTTTCTCTGAGGCACATGGAAGTTGGTTTTATTGTCTCTCAAATAGTGGATATgcggcgccatggcgctatggcatggcgttctgTGGTGGAAATGCTATAGCAACATggcgctgccatagcaccgccattTGACAACATGGTGTGTGTACCTAAGGTAGACTCTAAACATGACATCAAAATTATTGCAATTATGAAACTCGTTTCCCTGTATCTGAATATCAAGAACAAGGGATTCTAAATCATGGGGTCTGTCAGATCAACAGAAAAGTTTGGGGAGCAATTGAAGTATATTGGGCCATTACAAATATTAGTTTGGACCATAGCTAAAATAGACGTTGATATTTCTTCAGTCTTTTGTCTCTTAAAGCTAGGTAAATGGGTGTGTCAACTCCTATATGGACTAAACAGCAACTTGGGCGAGACCAAAATGGGCGTACCTATGgcctttttctatatatttttttatagaatctTTATTGAGGAGAGGAAAGCTTTCCAATTTGCGCAAAATacttctagtttcttcatgagttcttaTTGAAAAGGCGGTCCTAAAATCTATAAgtcctatattataaaaattttctaCCTTTTCTTTGGGGATACTCCAATCTGAGTAATTAATGGGTGCATGAATCTCATtacttgaaacaatatttttatcatatttcttTTCAGTTTTGGGTGTTAATAGGTTTACCAATTTACTGGCCATGGACAAACAGAGGGATAAGGGTTTTAAAAAGGATCTATTTTAGTAGAAAGAAGctggtcgcaggggaacactatACGTGGAACACCTAAATTCAATGCTTACCAACCGATTTACAAGTTTACCAATCCTGAATTCCAACGCTTCTTTTACTAgattcagatctaaaatagtCCTCATCTATTCTGTTTTGAGTTACATGACAAGTAAACCTAGAAAACCGGGTTAATGTACATTACCGCCATcgaaatggctctgataccactttgagTCAATCCCATATTAATTATTTCGTTATTTGAATAAGAATATGAATGAAGAGATATGATGACAAGTAAATAACGTATGGAAAATCCACCGAGATCATCTTGCAGCTGGGGCAAGTATATCAAAATGGTTTCCACAGTATTGAAATCCAATGGAAAATCCACCAAGATCATCTTGCAGCTGGGCAAGTATATCAAAATGGTCTCCACTTGGATGGTGTACTGATTAAGCATGATAAACTAGGCAATATGAAAGATAGTAAATAAGACAAAGTATGAGTTTTGAAAACTAACTTGTGGCTTAAAACTTCAAGGGTTACAgagggaggaggaagagagCAATGGTCTGAAAACTCTAAGACCGGTGTGCCTTTTCCTCTTAGATTTACAAGCTATTTATAGGAAAACTTTCCTAACTATTACAACATTATTATATTGTAGAAGATTACACTAAATGCTACGTGCTGATCATCTTGAGAAGTGGTGGTCCCCTTGGAGGCAACTTTTGTTCTTTGTGaattctcttgagaattgtaGCATGACAGCTTTTGATCTTGTGGtaacttttgattttgaattttgaggcATTGGTTTTGTCCGCTAAGCAGCAAGTATTATATGGATAATTCTAATTCTCCTTTTGCATTCTTCAATAATTTGCTCTCTTTGCCAATCTTCATCATTATCCCAACAAAAAGATTTGCTTCTGCTCCGTCTAATTTTATGGAAAGCTCTGATCCTTCTTCTATGCTCTCTGATTTCTGCTTCTAATCTTTTTATTTCTATGCCATAATCATTATTGTATAAGGCGTTTCTTCTTCTCGGCATCCTTATGCAGCAAGTATTATGTGGATAATCTTGATTCTTCTGTTTTGCTCTTTGATCGCTGTTTccctgaaaattttaaaattcataagGGTCTTGGTCCCTTATAGGGTCTGAGGAGACATATTCTTCAGATTTTGATCTTGAAGAGACAGACTTTTGCGCCAGATATTCAAAGAATTCTTTCTTGATATTATCTGGAAGATGATCCATATAACTTTCAATTTTCGGTTCTGGACTGCTGGCCTTCTTGGCTGTTCCTATTTTATCTTTTCCTTTATCATTTTTTGATAAACCACTTTTTCACCAGTGTTTAAAAATGCCTAACGGCCAATTCAGTtccaatatgattttggaaCCTCGACTACCATTTGACTTTATAGACCCTTGTCAAAGAATAAGGGGTAGGGTCTggataaatttttcaaaattgaaatctcATGCAAAAATCCAAGGAATCTTGAATTCAGCGTGGAAGATGATGaacttttgataattttttagagTTGAAAACTCTGCAAAGACCTTAAAACCTTCTTGAATttgaagaggaagaatttggatagaagACCCCATTTTTTCCACCAATCAACAAACCAGACAGGAGGTTGTTTATCACAGTTGTGGTGGAAAGTTACGAACCAAGAGTGGTTGAAGGGTCCAACTAGAAAAGCTCTAAACCAAGCGTTCTTATAATCAATGTAATTATACCCCTGAGCTGGGTGGTTGACTGGGAATATTTTTGATTCATTTTGACCACCAAAAGTGGTGAGAGTATGTACTCTTTTGATAACACATTTTGAGTATTCAATTTCTTTAGATCTATCGTAATTATGTGTTATTTCCACTGAATCAGAATCAACTAGAAaaactcataatacttttgATCTTTCAAACGATCCTCGGATTCCCAAAATTGGGAAGGATTTGGAGGAAAATGATTTATGATAAAATCTTTTTGAGAAAGAGTCGCTGGATATTCAGAAAAAGAAAGTCATCCCACAATCTCATGCAATCTTTGGCAGTATATTTGTATACTTCAGGAGTGTTTGGGATTGGATATTAGTGGGTTTGGCAGGTTTGAAGGCAAGAACCGTTTTATAAGGAATTTCTGGTTATATTTGGATTGAAGAGAATCTGTTTGGGATAATTTGATTGGATTTTTGAGGAGTGACAGGAGTTGTGGGTGAAACAAGGGCTTTGAGGTAAGTTTGAAGAGAAGACTTCATAGTTTTTAGCATTTGTATTTCTTCCTTGTAGAGTCCATTACTGTCCCTTGTAAAAATCTCTAGTTAGAgaaatcaggtagagaattgttttctccttttataaattcaatttcaaaatcaaaaacagaaagaatagcttgccatctggcaaatatttgttttgaaacaatattttgaacatctttcGTAAGAACTT
Coding sequences within:
- the LOC121774125 gene encoding ceramide kinase-like; translation: MEVNIGDVYAVNFIGWGLVHESALASLEVSLLDHSSEVKHMYRFTIYVVHKSKTQSSVWMPLVYTFGHKDLEICMSWVNQINSHLHMEVKRPKNLLA